In Aliiglaciecola sp. LCG003, a genomic segment contains:
- a CDS encoding OmpW family outer membrane protein — MNRKTLLLASALAASAPIASAYNTGDIVVRAGLTTVAPDESSSNVYVANSDLGVGVGVDNDTQLGLNIAYFLSPNWALELLAATPFEHDITLDTVGSLGSSKHLPPTLSANYHFGSAMDSFQPYVGLGINYTVFFDEEFTGANRQAGFSQLKLDNSFGLSAQAGFDYILNDNWLVNASVRYIDINTQATFDLNGSKGSVDVDIDPFVYSLTVGYKF, encoded by the coding sequence ATGAACAGAAAAACCTTATTATTAGCAAGCGCCTTAGCAGCTTCTGCTCCCATCGCCAGCGCATACAACACTGGCGACATTGTGGTTAGGGCCGGTCTAACCACTGTTGCACCGGATGAGTCTAGCTCCAATGTATATGTCGCCAACAGTGATTTAGGTGTAGGAGTAGGGGTCGACAATGATACCCAATTGGGATTGAATATCGCTTACTTTTTAAGCCCTAATTGGGCACTTGAATTACTTGCTGCAACACCCTTCGAGCATGACATTACCCTAGATACAGTAGGATCCTTAGGTAGTAGTAAGCATTTACCTCCAACACTTTCCGCCAACTACCACTTTGGGTCTGCAATGGATAGCTTCCAACCCTATGTCGGCTTAGGCATAAATTATACGGTGTTCTTTGATGAGGAATTTACCGGAGCAAACAGACAGGCTGGTTTCAGTCAGTTGAAATTAGATAACTCCTTCGGCTTGTCTGCCCAAGCGGGCTTTGATTATATATTAAATGACAATTGGCTAGTAAATGCATCGGTGCGATATATCGACATAAATACACAGGCAACTTTCGACTTGAACGGAAGCAAAGGCAGTGTAGATGTTGATATTGATCCCTTTGTATATTCATTAACCGTTGGCTATAAGTTTTAA
- a CDS encoding response regulator, translating into MKILLVEDDLALSEALSKSLRQQNYAVNCVHNGKDALLALADNESNLLVLDLGLPDMDGLKLLDTIRRNKNTIPTLILTARDTLLDKIEGLDKGADDYLAKPFDMDELLARLRVMERRLGTSQQSVIECGPVRLDATNHLLLIDGESVETSRREFTLLKSLMENVGRIQSKHQLESKLYEWGDEVASNTIEVHIHNLRKKLPADFIKTVRGVGYSVNQRAYTA; encoded by the coding sequence ATGAAAATACTATTAGTTGAAGACGATTTAGCCCTATCCGAAGCGCTGAGTAAGTCTTTGCGCCAGCAAAACTATGCGGTAAATTGCGTCCACAATGGTAAAGATGCTTTGCTAGCACTGGCTGACAATGAAAGTAACTTATTGGTGCTCGATTTGGGGCTACCCGATATGGATGGATTGAAGTTACTGGACACCATTCGCCGTAACAAAAATACCATACCCACTTTAATCTTAACCGCCAGAGACACTTTACTAGACAAGATAGAAGGGTTGGATAAAGGCGCCGACGATTATTTAGCTAAACCTTTTGATATGGACGAACTATTAGCTCGATTACGAGTAATGGAACGTCGTTTAGGCACCTCACAACAATCCGTCATTGAATGCGGCCCAGTGCGATTAGATGCGACAAATCATCTGTTATTAATCGATGGAGAGTCTGTAGAAACCTCCAGACGAGAATTTACCCTGTTAAAATCACTGATGGAAAACGTGGGTCGAATCCAATCTAAACATCAACTTGAGAGCAAGCTGTATGAATGGGGTGATGAAGTTGCGAGTAACACTATAGAAGTCCATATCCATAACTTACGCAAAAAACTACCGGCGGATTTCATCAAAACAGTACGGGGCGTTGGCTATAGCGTAAATCAACGGGCCTATACCGCTTAA
- a CDS encoding ATP-binding protein: MSSIRQYLTLLLISAIALISFIAALQGYRSGMEMSSRLFDAELRTIAKSMSSLPNTEQQTILASNEDLAIQHWNNDTLLVRTSNAPQQPISGFSQGYSDQNFNAQRWRVYASFDDVTSKWVFVAQPLKTRFELTEEMMFAAMTPLLVSIPFLALAIFALVTYGLAPLRELTKQLSRRPDNDFSTIILSRTPKELAPAVFTLNTLLHRLNAAFAREKQFASHAAHELRTPLSVLKINLHNLQQACLDHHDDITQLQADTDRMIHVVNQILLLSRTNPELTKTDFEICNPYNVAQKVISDIYPNIDRKNQVIELNGGADNFQSSEFALYTLLQNLIANANKYAPENGAIHCKIQLIDGALMIDVEDSGPGMPEDERALATERFFRGKIHNKSKIEGSGLGLSIVEQVVRMHTGRLSLGTSELGGLHVSVVLNPL, encoded by the coding sequence ATGAGCTCTATTCGTCAATATCTTACCTTGCTGCTGATTTCAGCCATCGCGCTTATCAGCTTTATTGCCGCGTTGCAGGGTTATCGTTCAGGCATGGAAATGTCCTCACGTTTATTCGATGCCGAACTCAGAACCATTGCAAAAAGTATGTCTTCCTTGCCCAATACCGAACAACAGACAATTTTGGCGAGTAACGAGGATTTGGCTATTCAGCACTGGAATAATGACACTCTTCTGGTGCGCACCAGCAATGCCCCGCAGCAACCAATCAGTGGTTTTTCCCAAGGTTATTCTGATCAGAATTTCAATGCTCAACGTTGGCGGGTGTATGCTTCTTTCGATGATGTAACCAGTAAATGGGTATTCGTTGCTCAGCCGTTGAAAACTCGCTTTGAATTAACTGAAGAGATGATGTTTGCAGCGATGACTCCCCTGTTAGTGAGCATTCCATTTTTAGCCTTGGCCATATTTGCCTTGGTAACCTATGGCCTTGCTCCTCTTCGAGAGCTAACCAAACAGTTGTCGCGACGCCCAGACAATGATTTCAGCACTATCATATTGTCTCGTACTCCGAAGGAATTGGCACCAGCGGTTTTCACCCTAAATACGCTTTTACACCGTTTGAATGCTGCATTTGCCAGAGAAAAACAATTTGCCAGTCATGCCGCCCATGAATTACGCACACCTTTGAGTGTACTAAAGATCAATCTGCATAATTTGCAGCAGGCTTGCTTAGATCATCATGATGACATTACTCAACTACAAGCAGATACAGATAGAATGATCCACGTGGTTAATCAGATACTGTTGCTCAGTCGGACCAATCCAGAACTAACCAAAACAGATTTTGAGATCTGCAATCCTTATAACGTCGCGCAAAAAGTGATTTCTGATATTTATCCTAATATTGACAGAAAAAACCAAGTGATTGAACTGAATGGGGGAGCTGATAACTTCCAAAGCAGTGAGTTTGCACTTTATACTTTATTGCAAAACCTAATCGCGAATGCCAATAAATATGCACCTGAGAATGGTGCAATTCACTGCAAAATCCAGCTCATCGATGGAGCTTTAATGATAGACGTGGAAGATTCAGGGCCTGGTATGCCAGAAGATGAACGGGCCCTTGCCACAGAGCGTTTTTTTCGCGGTAAAATTCACAACAAAAGTAAGATAGAAGGTAGCGGGCTAGGCTTATCCATAGTGGAACAAGTTGTTAGAATGCATACAGGACGTTTGAGCTTGGGCACTTCTGAACTTGGCGGCTTGCATGTATCCGTGGTGTTGAATCCGCTATGA
- a CDS encoding cupredoxin domain-containing protein, protein MKEVEVYIKDHLFYPAEIQIPAHQKVKVTFINQDATPEEIDSFDLNREKVIFGNSRASIFVGPLKAGRYRFFGEYHPNSAVGFVQVVENLDAE, encoded by the coding sequence ATGAAAGAAGTTGAAGTCTACATTAAAGACCATCTTTTTTATCCCGCAGAAATACAAATTCCTGCACATCAAAAAGTTAAAGTAACTTTTATAAATCAGGATGCTACACCAGAAGAAATTGATAGTTTTGACCTAAACCGTGAAAAAGTAATATTTGGTAACAGTCGCGCGAGCATCTTTGTTGGACCATTGAAGGCCGGACGCTACCGCTTTTTCGGCGAGTATCACCCAAACAGCGCGGTCGGTTTCGTGCAGGTTGTGGAGAACTTAGATGCTGAGTAA
- a CDS encoding TlpA disulfide reductase family protein: protein MKSLILCVFCLFFSGLSTALPAPEFSVGDKQLSDLKGQVIYLDFWASWCKPCRKSFPWMNRMTEKYGTEGLKVIAVNLDSDATLANQFLAKIPAQFQIVYNPDGSIAKQYQLPGMPSSYIIDKSGEIRVAHKGFHLDKTQQYESELVSLLKE, encoded by the coding sequence ATGAAGTCTTTAATTTTATGTGTTTTCTGTCTGTTCTTCAGTGGCTTGAGCACTGCTTTGCCGGCCCCTGAATTCTCTGTGGGCGATAAACAATTGAGTGATTTAAAAGGACAGGTTATTTATCTGGATTTTTGGGCCTCATGGTGTAAACCCTGCAGGAAGTCTTTTCCTTGGATGAATCGGATGACCGAAAAATACGGCACTGAAGGTCTTAAGGTCATTGCGGTCAACTTAGACAGTGATGCGACTTTAGCAAATCAATTTCTAGCCAAAATCCCCGCGCAGTTCCAAATCGTCTATAACCCAGACGGAAGTATTGCAAAGCAATATCAACTTCCCGGCATGCCATCTAGTTACATCATTGATAAGAGTGGCGAAATACGCGTTGCTCACAAAGGTTTCCATTTGGATAAAACCCAACAATATGAAAGTGAACTCGTTTCGCTGTTAAAAGAATAG
- a CDS encoding DUF4266 domain-containing protein — MNCKMKNILVTLTVVQLAGCASLGVEPWERDLLAQESMALDSEGVDIGLDDHIYFSKEATSGGRSFAGGGCGCN, encoded by the coding sequence ATGAATTGCAAAATGAAAAATATATTGGTCACCCTTACGGTAGTGCAATTAGCCGGATGCGCTTCATTGGGTGTTGAACCTTGGGAGCGAGATTTGCTGGCACAAGAATCTATGGCGTTGGATTCAGAAGGCGTTGACATAGGTTTAGATGACCACATCTATTTTAGTAAAGAAGCCACCAGTGGCGGGCGTTCATTTGCCGGTGGAGGTTGCGGATGCAATTAA